In Zingiber officinale cultivar Zhangliang chromosome 8B, Zo_v1.1, whole genome shotgun sequence, a single genomic region encodes these proteins:
- the LOC122016140 gene encoding replication stress response regulator SDE2-like: MATNQIFVKFLDGRTRCLQIPSPTVSGEALRRDIVTRTGIPLRSLRVVSGIREISDSTIISASSDGLFPSVTLLLRLPGGKGGFGSLLRGAATKAGQKKTNNFDACRDMSGRRLRHVNAEKKLEEWKADAEDRRLEKLAEDFLKKKAKEVKKNSTVAVEKYLEKYRADAEKCMEEVEESVRQSFALYNESKRKILPLSEPSSKRLKIWLGKKKMDESDSESDDGELEDKDVDSDDGDRKSEVLDGGNCSIQSELQVGGSPSGSVSINNSDVESSGGGSEKSNVDEISTGGALISLGMEQDSGSRDSNSTSDEILNCETGTPEEVDAQTDLVSGSMVITELSVAKSEKENQPESLETRTELVEMSTDNSSPDGFFNFDDYDSADSLELLGMERLKALLQRYGLKCGGTLKERAARLFLLKTTPVEKLPKKVLARH; encoded by the exons ATGGCGACAAACCAAATCTTCGTGAAGTTTCTGGACGGCAGAACCCGCTGCCTCCAGATCCCGTCTCCCACCGTCTCCGGTGAAGCCCTAAGGCGCGATATTGTAACCAGAACCGGAATCCCCCTTCGGTCCCTTCGCGTCGTCTCTGGAATCCGGGAGATATCTGACTCTACCATCATATCAGCCTCCAGTGATGGTCTCTTCCCCTCCGTCACCCTCCTCCTCCGTCTTCCTGGCGGCAAGGGAGGGTTCGGTTCCCTGCTCCGAGGCGCTGCGACCAAGGCTGGTCAAAAGAAGACGAACAACTTTGACGCTTGCAGAGACATGAGCGGTCGCCGGTTGCGCCATGTGAACGCCGAGAAGAAGCTCGAGGAGTGGAAGGCCGACGCTGAGGATCGAAGGTTGGAGAAACTCGCGGAGGATTTCCTTAAGAAGAAAGCGAAGGAGGTGAAAAAGAACTCCACGGTGGCTGTGGAAAAGTACTTGGAGAAGTATAGAGCGGATGCTGAGAAGTGCATGGAAGAGGTTGAGGAATCGGTGCGACAATCTTTTGCATTGTACAATGAGTCGAAGCGCAAAATTTTACCTTTATCAGAACCTTCTTCTAAGCGTCTGAAGATATG GCTGGGAAAGAAAAAGATGGATGAAAGTGATAGTGAGAGCGACGATGGCGAACTTGAAGATAAAGACGTTGATAGTGATGATGGCGATCGGAAATCTGAGGTGTTAGATGGTGGAAATTGTTCAATTCAAAGCGAGCTGCAAGTTGGTGGCTCGCCATCTGGTTCTGTTTCTATTAATAATTCAGACGTAGAATCATCTGGTGGTGGTTCTGAGAAAAGCAATGTTGATGAAATTAGTACAGGCGGTGCCTTGATTTCTCTGGGAATGGAACAGGATTCTGGAAGTAGAGACAGCAATTCTACATCAGATGAAATTCTCAACTGTGAAACTGGAACACCAGAGGAAGTTGATGCTCAAACTGATTTGGTTTCTGGTTCCATGGTGATAACAGAGTTAAGTGTGGCTAAATCAGAAAAGGAGAATCAACCTGAGTCACTGGAGACAAGGACTGAACTTGTAGAAATGAGCACTGACAATTCCTCTCCAGAtggtttttttaattttgatgattATGACTCTGCAGATAGTTTGGAG CTATTAGGAATGGAACGGCTCAAAGCATTGTTGCAGAGGTATGGTCTCAAATGCGGTGGTACCTTGAAGGAGCGCGCTGCAAGGCTCTTCCTGCTCAAAACAACTCCTGTGGAGAAGTTGCCTAAGAAGGTGCTCGCTAGGCATTGA
- the LOC122016138 gene encoding uncharacterized protein LOC122016138 gives MDARKVDGSANQRSTQFLPSSSNANVRPPEASASSGVLPVLNFSIQTGEEFALEFMRDRAFFKKPTVQSASGNQDVVSSYMGTMGVTIPHTGSESVADVSMNVISDNQQMKGTEKNNLSETDNKGHYASARSIPRVSSGHGSGQTVAPGYTSSESSDFSTKGMKYLCSFGGKILPRPSDGRLRYVGGDTRIISIKRGISWNELMQKTMAIYNRPHTIKYQLPGEELDALISVSCNEDLQNMVEEYTFLEGGEGSQKLRMFLFTSDDTDDVHFSSGSREGDSDVQFIAAVNGMDFGSRNSSYQHGMASTSASDLDQLFNLNVEAERANADSSRMQSIGFDTSQAVSSRNFFPSGEAKSSSDYNRHSQNFEDHIFHYVEGERYAYHINPYDRYENANSTISIPLPVPSDYGSNYTASVSVQPGQSFYQGTMQSPYSAMSSFDADTLLKNEKLASIGFSQKKVESGRINPHSTEPAVNSQQLDAPLHSDVPKIVSAAEILTSVQPAQNKGKSVETVPVLSSANTVNDGQGAKMNEDELCSSGALTSGFSDYEVDTTDVSCTDPPSRPFRVYQSERLPREQKKFLNRLSKSDDNINSHFMINQPCSITTQESIAESADPLLEGELSSQAENSMSSGKPQHLGNATVEEILHFEKHKKGEDTINQDNIFEPVTIQKESETINYSSQPMNSLITNKWHDQNEAVASTVLVAPHQANAISDLKGFKQVTKMQKSQSQHVPSKSEYEKPNVIEDTIVQESKLSRYKEKTIDGEAEMTKINIQDQDTDGHYSRAQEDPSVLPDIQQEEISNNSYNSNLVDHKPAFSWVESAGGTVFQKDMSVPTADRSDILIDINDRFPPNLLNDIFNKARIAGDLPSITNLRKDDTGFSVNMQNHEPKNWSFFRNLAQDEFKQKEFSLIDQDHVDYSSLLAGVGGGISIPPFQLTPLGNEKVDFGDSDFPEEMEETSVAKSNILQPGYVPSQIPHQLGKDKEQLQASHAENEESKFEGGEVVETVVDTFMQDVDLSNVQIITNEDLEELRELGSGTYGTVYHGKWRGTDVAIKRIKKSCFAGRSSEQERLTIEFWREAEILSQLHHPNVVAFYGVVKDGPGGTLATVTEFMVNGSLRHVLLRKDKYLDRRKRLIIAMDAAFGMEYLHSKNIVHFDLKCDNLLVNLKDQSRPICKVGDFGLSKIKRNTLVSGGVRGTLPWMAPELLNGSSNKVSEKVDVFSFGIVMWEILTGEEPYANMHYGAIIGGIVNNTLRPPVPATCDPEWRKLMEQCWSPDPAQRPSFTQITSSLRSMATATQPKLVK, from the exons ATGGATGCTAGAAAAGTTGATGGCTCTGCTAATCAAAGGTCTACACAATTTCTACCAAGTTCAAGTAACGCTAATGTTAGACCACCAGAGGCTAGTGCATCAAGTGGTGTACTGCCTGTTCTGAATTTCTCAATCCAGACAGGTGAAGAATTTGCTCTTGAATTTATGCGAGATCGTGCATTTTTCAAGAAGCCCACAGTTCAAAGTGCATCTGGGAATCAAGATGTAGTCAGTAGCTACATGGGCACGATGGGTGTGACAATACCACATACAGGGTCTGAAAGTGTAGCAGATGTCTCAATGAATGTGATTAGTGATAATCAGCAGATGAAAGGAACAGAGAAGAACAACTTATCTGAAACCGATAATAAAGGTCATTATGCATCAGCACGGTCCATACCACGAGTATCATCTGGTCATGGAAGTGGTCAAACAGTTGCTCCTGGGTATACCTCATCAGAATCTTCTGATTTCTCGACAAAAGGGATGAAGTATCTCTGCAGTTTTGGTGGTAAGATTTTACCTCGTCCCAGTGATGGAAGACTGAGATATGTTGGAGGTGACACCCGTATTATAAGCATAAAAAGGGGTATTTCATGGAATGAACTCATGCAAAAGACAATGGCAATATATAATAGACCTCATACTATCAAGTACCAACTACCTGGAGAAGAACTGGATGCCTTGATATCAGTATCTTGTAATGAAGATTTGCAGAATATGGTGGAGGAATACACCTTTCTTGAAGGTGGTGAAGGATCACAAAAACTCAGGATGTTTCTATTTACATCAGATGATACAGATGATGTGCACTTCAGTTCAGGTAGCAGAGAGGGAGATTCTGATGTTCAGTTCATTGCTGCAGTCAATGGGATGGATTTTGGATCACGAAATTCTTCATATCAGCATGGCATGGCAAGCACGTCAGCAAGTGACTTGGACCAGCTGTTCAATCTTAATGTTGAGGCTGAAAGAGCTAATGCTGACTCAAGCAGAATGCAGTCAATTGGGTTTGATACTTCTCAAGCAGTTTCTTCTAGAAATTTTTTTCCATCTGGGGAGGCAAAATCATCTAGTGATTACAATAGACATTCACAGAACTTTGAGGACCATATATTCCACTATGTTGAAGGTGAACGCTATGCTTACCACATCAACCCTTATGATCGATATGAAAATGCAAATagcacaatttctattcctctacCTGTTCCATCTGATTATGGATCTAACTATACTGCCAGTGTTTCTGTTCAGCCAGGTCAATCATTTTATCAGGGTACAATGCAAAGCCCATATAGTGCTATGAGTTCATTTGATGCAGATACCTTACTAAAGAATGAGAAACTTGCATCCATTGGTTTCTCTCAAAAAAAAGTAGAAAGTGGGCGTATCAATCCCCACAGCACAGAACCTGCTGTAAACTCTCAGCAACTTGATGCTCCATTGCACTCGGATGTTCCAAAgattgtttctgcagctgaaattTTGACATCAGTGCAACCTGCACAAAACAAGGGGAAATCAGTGGAAACTGTTCCAGTCTTGTCATCTGCCAATACTGTGAATGATGGACAAGGTGCCAAGATGAATGAAGATGAACTGTGTTCTAGTGGAGCTCTAACATCTGGTTTCTCTGACTATGAGGTTGATACAACTGATGTAAGCTGCACAGATCCACCTTCTCGTCCTTTTCGAGTATATCAATCTGAGAGGCTTCCTAGAGAACAGAAGAAGTTTCTAAATCGATTATCTAAATCTGATGACAATATTAATTCCCATTTTATGATAAATCAGCCATGCTCTATCACTACTCAAGAATCTATTGCTGAATCTGCTGACCCTCTTCTTGAGGGGGAATTGAGTTCACAGGCAGAGAATTCTATGTCATCTGGAAAGCCACAACACCTTGGCAATGCTACTGTAGAAGAGATTTTACATTTTGAGAAGCATAAGAAAGGCGAAGATACAATCAATCAAGACAATATATTTGAACCAGTTACGATTCAAAAAGAGTCAGAAACAATAAATTATTCATCCCAACCTATGAATTCTTTGATTACTAACAAATGGCATGACCAAAATGAAGCTGTAGCAAGTACAGTTCTGGTAGCACCCCATCAAGCAAATGCCATCAGTGATCTAAAGGGTTTTAAACAAGTGACAAAGATGCAAAAATCCCAATCCCAACATGTGCCTTCAAAGTCTGAATATGAGAAACCTAATGTCATAGAAGATACGATTGTGCAGGAGTCCAAATTGAGCAGATACAAGGAGAAGACAATAGATGGTGAAGCTGAGATGACTAAAATCAATATTCAAGATCAAGATACTGATGGACATTACAGTAGGGCACAGGAGGATCCTTCTGTCCTACCTGATATTCAACAGGAAGAAATATCCAACAATTCATATAATAGTAATCTTGTTGATCATAAACCTGCTTTTAGTTGGGTGGAGAGTGCTGGTGGAACTGTGTTTCAGAAGGATATGTCTGTTCCCACTGCAGATCGCAGTGACATTCTAATTGACATAAATGATCGGTTCCCTCCTAATCTGCTCAATGATATCTTCAATAAGGCCAGAATTGCTGGTGACTTGCCAAGTATAACCAACCTTCGTAAAGATGATACTGGATTTAGTGTGAACATGCAAAATCATGAGCCTAAAAATTGGTCTTTCTTCAGGAATCTGGCCCAAGATGAGTTTAAACAGAAGGAATTTTCTCTTATTGATCAAGACCACGTTGATTACTCATCTTTGCTTGCTGGCGTGGGAGGAGGGATCTCTATACCACCATTCCAGTTGACACCTCTGGGGAATGAGAAAGTTGATTTTGGTGACAGTGATTTCCCTGAGGAAATGGAAGAAACATCTGTTGCTAAATCAAATATTTTGCAGCCAGGTTATGTTCCATCACAAATCCCTCATCAGCTTGGAAAGGATAAGGAACAACTACAAGCTTCGCATGCAGAAAATGAG GAATCCAAATTTGAAGGTGGTGAGGTTGTTGAGACCGTTGTTGATACTTTTATGCAAGATGTGGATCTTAGCAATGTACAG ATTATAACGAATGAAGATCTTGAAGAACTTCGTGAACTGGGTTCTGGCACTTATGGTACTGTATATCATGGAAAATGGAGGGGCACTGATGTGGCTATTAAACGAATAAAAAAGAGCTGTTTTGCTGGTAGATCATCTGAGCAGGAGAGACTA ACCATAGAGTTTTGGCGGGAAGCTGAGATCCTTTCTCAGCTCCATCATCCAAATGTGGTGGCTTTTTATGGAGTTGTTAAAGATGGACCAGGTGGTACCTTAGCAACTGTGACAGAATTTATGGTGAATGGTTCTTTACGACATGTTTTACTACGCAAGGACAA ATATCTTGATCGCCGCAAGAGGCTTATCATTGCAATGGATGCTGCTTTTGGAATGGAGTATTTGCATTCTAAGAATATAGTGCACTTTGATCTGAAATGTGATAATTTACTTGTTAACCTTAAAGATCAGTCACGCCCGATTTGCAAG GTTggtgactttggtttgtcaaaaATAAAACGAAATACTCTTGTTTCTGGTGGTGTTAGAGGAACACTACCATGGATGGCACCAGAATTATTGAATGGAAGCAGCAACAAAGTGTCAGAAAAG GTGGATGTGTTTTCATTTGGCATTGTTATGTGGGAAATTCTCACAGGAGAAGAGCCTTATGCCAACATGCATTATGGTGCAATTATAG GAGGTATTGTGAATAATACATTGAGGCCTCCAGTGCCAGCCACTTGTGATCCGGAGTGGAGAAAGCTTATGGAGCAGTGCTGGTCTCCTGATCCTGCACAAAGGCCATCCTTCACCCAGATTACTAGTAGCTTGCGATCAATGGCAACAGCCACTCAACCAAAATTAGTCAAATGA